Genomic DNA from Callospermophilus lateralis isolate mCalLat2 chromosome 11, mCalLat2.hap1, whole genome shotgun sequence:
ccagcctggacaaTAGTAAGAACCCATCTCAtgggagagaaacaaaaaaaaaaattctatgtagGCATATATCATATTGTCACTGTAGAAAattaaagacaaagagaaaaccctgaAATAAAGCAAAGGGGGAAATGTCTTATTTATAGAGAAAAAAGGATAAGAATTACTcagaattttcatttcttctgtcaGATTGGAAAATTGTATTTTGATCCCTTTCTCCATTTTATACAATTGTCTAATTTAATTGTGTAATTGTTTGTTAAATtctcttctcctctctctctctctctctctctctctctctctctctctctcttttctagttctggggactgaacctaggtCCTTGATCACGCTCAGCAAGTTTACTGAGCTATAGGACACTCTGaaccttttttctctttaatatctataagattTGTAGAGATGTTGTCTTTTTTATTCATCATATTGGtagtctttttctctctctctctcatcagtCTCTCTGGGTTTTATCAATTAGCATGTTAATTTCCTAATTCAATTATTTCTGCTGTTATACTTCTTTTCAGTTTCTTTAACATTGATCCACTTttcgggcacagtggcgcacatctCTAATccaagtggctctggaggctgaggtaggagggtcatgagttcaaagccagcctcagcaacagtgagatgctaagcaactcagtgagactctgtctctaaataaaaataaataaataaatattgattcACTGTTCTTTTCCTAACTTTCTGAGATGTAAATAATTGATTTGTAGCCTTTACTATTCAATAAGATATACTGCTATGGCAATAAATTTCCTTCTAAGCATTGCATGAGCAGTTCATTAATCTCAATATCATATCTTCATTATCAAcctgttcaaaatattttctagtttctctttttcttgtTTGACCCATAAATTATTTAGAAATATAGTGCTAAGGTATTTGGGATTTTTTTGGTAATACTTTTATTATCGGTAGTTTGATTTCAGTGTAGTCATAATGTAATCTGTTTGATTTTAATCATTGGAAATTTGACATTCTACTTGTACTTGAAAACAATGCGACTTCTATCGTCCGGCACAGAGTTCTATCTATTTCAATGTGGTCAGATTTGTTGTGTTGTCAGATCTTCTGTATCTCTGTTAATATTTTTGTCTATTTGTTTTATCAGCTATaaaagttgttttatttttgtctatTTGTTTTATCAGTTATAAAAGTTCTTCACAATGGTTGTGAAGACTTTTAATATAGTCAATTTTTGCCTTATATAGTTTAAAGTTATGTTATTGGGTGGGTGCATACAAATTTATAATTCTGAAATCTTTTTGCTAGACTGACTTCTTgatcttttttcccttttttttttaggtggggGGGTGTATCATGGATTgagccactgaaccatatccccagcccattttattcattttttatttagagacagggtcttgctaagttgttcagggccttgctaagttgctgagtctggctttgaacttgtgatactcctgccccaGAGTCCTGAGCTGCttagattgcaggtgtgcaccaccatgcccagctgactTCTTGATCTTTATGCAGTGCCCctcttaaccttttttttttttaatgcttcttGCCTTAGGTATTTGTATGATATTAGTGTAACAATACTAGCTCTATCGGTCAGATTTTCAAGGTGTTATCCTGTCTGTTCTTTTGCTTTCAACCTTCCTGTGATTTTATATTTAAAGGCTACCTCTTGAGGGCAGTGTGTAATTTAAAAAGCAACTTTAAGACACTTTTGGGTTTAGAATTCTAGGTTGGCAGTTGTTTTCATCACTTTAGATGTTAATTCATTGTCATCTGGCTTCCATTGTTTCTGTTGAGAAAGGACCCCTTAGATTAGTGGTTGATACTTTATTCCTCTCTGGAAGTTTCTAagattttctcattattttttccttcccCTTAGTTCAACAATGAAGAGcctatgtgtgtttgtgtttcaAAAACTAAACTGTAGACttccttgggattttaggattttCCCATTAATATCCTTCCCGTCTCAAGATCCAATCCAGGGTTCGATACTGCATTGGTTTTAAGATTTACACAGTTCCCTTGGATTTACTATTTTCTCagcctttctttatttttcatgacACTGACATAGACCATCCTGTGGAATATCCCACCATCAAGGTTTGTCTGATATTTTTCTCGACTCAACTGAGATTATGCGGCTTGAAAAAGAATATCAGAGAAGTGCCCTTCTCATGTGATTTCATTTGGTCTTTTGTGAGATTTAATGAGCTTATCAAATCTGTGGGTTGATAAGCTTCATCAACTTTGGCCTCTTAAATACTGACAAAAGCGATGTGGCCCCAGACTTTGGAGCATCACATGTCTCTGCCTGCCCCTCTTGGTCTGGTGTGCTGATCCAAAGTGCCTGAGAGAACCAGAGAGCAGATCTGTACCCCAACTGCAGCTTGGAACCAAGTCACCCTAAACCCAATGCTCATGGTTTGAATCCACTGAATTGGAGGTGTGCTTCATTATGGTAATAGCCAACTGATGCAGACCGGAAGCATCTCACAGATCCTTCTCTCTCCATCCCAAGTAGTTGATTTGGGAATCTGGTGCTTACCTATCTTTCCCAAGTCATAAGTGTCCTCCACTATTCTAACACCTCCTCTTCTTTCCCTCCCCGTGGTCCAAGTCTAAAAGCATACCCAGATCTGGAGGGCCACTATTGAACTCTCTTGTTTCTCTCAATTAGTTGCATGGTGAGTCCATGGGTACCATCCATCAGCAAGGATCACCTTAGGCCCAGTCACTCCCTGAGGTTTGAGAGACAGGGAGCATCTGGATAGATGGGCTTATATTTCCCAAGTGAAGTGGCATAGGAAATGTTGAGCCTTTAGATATagcaattttatttgttttgtgcaggtttttgttgttgttgttgttttgtgtgtcAAGGTGTATGATGAGGCCTAAATAGAACGGTGCCGGGGAAATTGTAACacagatgtatttttttttttacacagtgaaaaaattacaaaaagataATCAAAGCAATTCTCCAAGAATCTTACTTCTACGTATGAAATGATTTAGGTAAACTGTCTTAACTAGCAGTGAACTGTCATGTAGCAAAATAACAGTAGGTCGTTAAATATGAAACAAATTGAGTTTTATTTAACAATAATATTAAACACCATACATTAGTTCTTGACCTTGTCATTTTGCTGATTGCCTATGTATGAGTCTCAGGTCCCCCCCGAGTCAGGCTGTAAGCACATGATGCCAGTCTTCCATCTTCTACTCCTCTGAGATCTTGCCCACATTTCTAGTGAACTTGTGAGGATGCACAAAATGTGTATCAGTCCATGGAGCATGATGgagtggtggtgggggggagcACTGGGATTACCTGATAGAGAAGGGGGTGAAGGGTACAGCACCTGAGAAGCCCTCCTCTGAAGCTGACAAAGGCAATTCCTTCTTTGGAAGGTACAACGGCTCACTCCTTACTCCCTCTCTGGGGCGGTAAGGAGTTCTGCCTCATCATGAACGGGGATGGATTGAATAAGGAGCATCCCAGAGGCAGCGTGAGCATGCCATGACCAAGGACAGGGGAATCAGCATTGAGATGGGAAGTCTCCAGTCCTTGCTGAGCACCTACCACAGCGAGGCACTGGGCTAGGTGGTTTGTggacaactcttttttttttcttttcttttcttttcaaaccCTTTCCAGAAGTTTAATTTCCCCTCTCATTTGGTGCTAAGGAAATGAAACTCAAAAGAAGTTATTcacttcctttggtcctttagcTAGAAGGTAACCGAACCACTACTCAATTTAAGCTTGTCTTGTCTCCCCAGGATCTCACATCCAGAAAGGGGTTCAAGAGAGCATCTGTCCTAGGTCCTGGAAGCAAACAGGTCAAATAGTAGTGCTGTTTTTCAGAGAGTCTGAGAAAAAAGTATGTGTGAATGTGCACATGTTTCTGGGGTGAGGGGTGAGGAGACAGGATTGAAGGTCAAGTCCAGAAAAGTCTCATCTATATTTCTCCCACCTGTGCTCCAGAGTAGAGAGGACTGGACTCCAGACACAGTACTCCCCACGTCTTTGACAAAGCAAGGATGGGCCCAGCCAAGGGTGAGGAGAGGAGCCCTAAATAGAGGCTCCTCTGGAGTGCTAGAGTATCAGATAACCCGTTGGAAGTCCACTCACCCATCCCTCTCCCTCTGCTGTGAGGAATCTGAGAAGCTAGGTGCCCAGGCTCCTTCCTGAGGCCCCAGAGACCTTCTACCACCACACCCTAGGCCCACTGCAGGTCCCTGGCACAGGACCACTCAGTTCTCTACAGGAGTAACTTCCGGGAAGAGGAGTCCATAGGGGTCGCCTCGGCTTTCTGTTCAGCCTGGTGCCACGGTCACGCTAGGGCAGAGCTCCGCTGAAAGTCATGATGGGCAGGCAGAGGAGGGAGCAGAGGTCGGGTGTGGGCTGGGCCAGCAGGTCAGGGGATTTCTGGGGCGGTAGGCCTCTCTTCTCTGGCTTGTAGCATGGTGACACCTCACACCTGGGGGGCAGGGCAGGGGTAAGTGCGGGTTGAGATCTCTCCAGGTCTTTCCAGGCCTCCTGGGTAGAAGAGAAACCAATCCCCTCTCTGGGACCCCGTTTTACTACCGCTGAACTTCTCCACCATTTCCTACCTGACCACACTCTGCAGGATCTTTCTCTCATCCTGGTCTAGACACACGGCAAAAGGGCAGCCATTGGAGCCAATGATCTGTACCTTGTCCACTTTAATCTGCGATGTGCTAATCTGGAAGGGAAGCAAGGGTCAGACCCTGGAGCCTTGGCCACCCAACACTGTCAGACCTCAGTAGTTCCTTCCCCCAGAATTGCCCATCAGGCCTGGAGGAGTAATGGACAGGAGTTGGGGTGGAAGTTCTCCAGAGCCAATGGTCAGGTTGCagggggcggggcggggtggTGGTCCTGAGGCCTCCATCAGCCCCTGCCTCCACTCTGGCCTCTTTCCTGAGTCTGGAAGAAGTGCTCTCTGGGGAGATGGCACTGCTCTCTATACTGTGAGAGCCCCAGTGTCCCCGGAACAGGGTACACTCTGCCCTGGACTCAGGGATCCCCGTACCACACAACCTTTCCACATACACATCCTCTGGCAGGGCACCCTTCTCTCCCAGACACCCATGACACTGCATACCTCTGCATACCCCAAGCCAAAGCTCTCACTTGcctctcctttcccatctacaggCCCTGCCAGGGAcactccttctttctctctctcacttaCAGGTGTACATGtgtacattctctctctctctctcacacacacacacacacacacacacacacacacaccccaatacGCAGGAACTCGGGCACACTGGAGGGAGAAGGAAGCTCTTACCTGGTTAAAACCCTTCTTGGATTTGGGGTTCTGccttttcaccacttctgttaggGTTAGCGTCAGCGCCTCCATACTGGAGTCTGAAGGTCAAGGGTGGCTGAGGTCAGGCTCAAAATCCCTCCCTGCCatgccacccccaccccacccaccgcACTCACCTAGCTCCTCCTGCTTCTGGCAGGCCTTGTTGAGGTTGACAGAGGTGCAGACCTTCTCCACGTTGCTCCAGCGGCTTCTTCCACTGATGGCTCCCTGGAAATGCAGCACAGCCAGACCCTCTCAGCCCACAGACCCCTGTGCCTGCTGCCTTGGGAGGCTCTAGAGGCCACCCGAGAGAGCTGTCTGCTCTCTCCTCTGGCCATCTTTTCTCAGCACCCAAGGGAGCTTGCTTCAGGAGTCTAAAGGTCAAGGGTGGCTCAGGTCAGGCTCAAAATCCTTCCCTGCCATGTCACCCCACCCGACCCAGCAACCAATAAGTCCTGCTCCGGGACCAAGCTCTGGTGGAGGATCAGCAGCAGATCCCCGGAGGGCATCGGTCTTACCTTGCTGTAAACAATCTGTAGTGTTAGAGGGACGGCCTCCCGGTCGCCATCGATGCCCAGCCGCTTGCTGCCAGGACCTGTGCCACACACAGTCTTCAAGGTCTCTTCTCCCAAGGCCCCGCCCCCACTGGGCCCCGCCTCCCAGGAGGCGGCCTCATTTTAGCCCCGCCCCCCTCCCCGCCTGCCTCCACACTGGGCTCCTGCAGTTCACACCTGAAGCCTTGATAGCTCGCGTGGTGGCAGAGTGACCAAGTTCCAGGGAGTGGATAAAGATCTCCGTCGTCTTCTCCCCAGTGTCGAAGGTCAGCTTGGAGTGGGCAGGAGCACAGGCATTAGTGTGGGCCTCTGCGCGGGGAGGTCCCACCCGGCTCCTCCAGTCTAGCTGATGGCAGCGGGTGGGAGTGGGTGGGGGCCTATAGGCCCAGCACGACATAGCCTGGGACTTGGCAATGCGGACCCTGGCTGCCAGGGAGTGTGGGTAAGGAGATGGAATGGGCAGGGCAGACCTTACCTCCGTCTGATAGACCTGCAGCAGTACCGGCCGGGCAGCGAAGCGGCAGTAGTAGAGCAGCATGTCAGCCAGGATGGGCAGCTGGGCAGGGGAGCCCTCCAGGGGCCGGGACTCAGCCTTCAGGGAGTGCTGTGGCCAGGGGAGGGGGAGCCAAGCCAGAGGCacaaagagacagaaagagaggtagtgggaggaagagaggaaaagacACACACAGGCAGAGAGAGGAGAGATTCAGAGGCAGACGGAACCGGGGTCGGGGGGTGGCGGGTGGGAGAGAGAGGGTGAGAGAGAAGCTGGAGGGGCTGGCTGGGGAGCACCATGCAGCCTCACACCCTCCTCATCTGACACATAGGCCTCCAGGAAGGCCCCTGACCAACCAGGACAAGCCAGGAGTTGAGGAAGAAAGCTTCCTACTCTTTTTAAAGTAAGCCCCAGTTCTTCCTGGAAGCCTAAAGCAAACCCACAGCCTTCTAACTGAGGCTCAGTGACAATAGCCAGCAGGTtccaaccccaaccccaaccccaagGGCCACTTACCTGGCACAGGACTTCAGGTGGCAGGTGCATGAGGCCCAGCACATTGCGCTCATACCAGGGGTCAAGCATGCCAAGGTAGTGGGAGATGTCATTTGTACTGTCCTCCCATGGGGGTGTGCCCAGCTCCTGAGGCAAGGGACAAGAGTCATTCCCAGCTACCCAGGAGGCCTGTCCATCTTTGCTGCAGGGGCCCCTGAACCACACCTGCAGCCCCCAGCTAAGATTTTCCTTGCTCTTGGAGAAGTATGACAACTTTTGGTCTTTGTCATACGGCAAAATGATGTACCCAAGTGCAGGCAGGAACCTGGGAGTGCCGGTCAGGCAGAAGGTAGAGCCCTGGAAACGCAACTGATTGCTTAGGCTGACTCCCAATCAGCTCCCTTTAGGGACCTGGAACCTGCTCACATCCACTTTCCCATCCTACTTGGCAGGGGACTGGGGACATACTGGTGGGTTTGGCTGCCTCGGGGAGTCTGTGGGGGGTGGAGACATCTGGCTCGGAGGGGCTGGGCAGGCACCCGAGCCAGTTGCATGGCTTCGCTTCACAGGCACGTAGAAGAACTGCAGCTTGAACAGCCGTGTGAGGAGCGGGCGATTGTTCTCCAACCTCCTGGTGAAAAGAAGATAGTGAGAAGTGAGTCCTCGGTCGCTCTTGGATACTCAACTTCTGGTTTCCACTAGAATAACACAGAGCAGAGCCATGTGCCCCATGATGGGTCTTACCGGAGGTTACTATATGCCCGAGCCACTTTCCCTGAAACCCTGTCGGAGCCAAAGACCACAACCCGAAGTGTGGACGCCTTGGGGTCCTCATCCCCACTCAGGAAGGGGCGGCGGCGCTGGTGGCATGGGGCAGGGGCCAGGAGCCAGCTGGGCAGCTGGGTGCTGAGCTTGGGCTGGGGCAGGGATCGTGAGCGCTGTGCCCGGGAGGGGGGCAGTGTTGGGCTGTCCAGTGGGCTGCAGAGGCTCCCCGCCCTTcgcaggggcagggctgtgtccgAGCCACTCTCTAGGCCCCGAGAGTTCCTCCGCAGTACCAGCTGGCTGGTGCTCTTGATGATTTTATAGATTTTGTTGAACTTTTGCCCAGGCCTGCGGTGGCTCCTGCATTCCTGGCTACCAAGCCTCTTGGGCCACTCGGAGGAGCTCTCCTCACTGTCCTCCACATAGCCACTGTCCATGCCATCGGAGAGGCCTGAGACAAAGGAGGTCAGCAGATGGCGGGAGAGCTCTGGCCCTGAGGCCTGAGAGGAGGCAAGAGATAGGGTGGAGTCATGGGACACCAAAGAGTTCGTGGAGAGCAGTGAGTCCCTCTCAGCACAGTGTCCATCCGTTTCcaagtcctcctcctcctcctcctcctcttcttcctcttcttcgtcATCCCCTAGGATCCCTGGTTGCAGCAACTCCTGTTCCTTGAGTAGGATTTCCTGTAGGATATCTACAGGGAAGAAAGGGCAGTGTCTGGGTGGGTGGTCTTAGAATCACTTCTGAGGGAAAGGCTCTGGCAGGTTTAGGGAGAAGCAGGAAGGGGCGGGGGCTGGGCCAGCCTAGGACTCAGTGCTACCCCCTGCTCTGCTTAGGGACTTTGAGGGTCCATGGGAAGAGGGAGAAGGCAGCAGTACAGACCCAGGACCACAAAGAGCTCATACAGTGTGGTGGGCAGGTGTCCCAGGGTCCAGCCAGATCCTTACCAAAGCTATCCTGGTTCCAGCTGTAGGTATAGCACCTGGCGACAGGGATGGGGATGGTGTGGAGCTTCCCGGGTTTTGCGGTGTCTGTAAGAGGAGTGAGGGCAGGAGAAGAGGACTGAGAAGGGGTCTTGGAGAATATCCAGCCCAGACCCTTTGACTTAGAGAAAAGACCAGAGTTGGGGTAGGACTGGCACAGAGCCATACACCTGGACAGAGTAAGGCCAAGTTAGAGCCAGCATGCCTGGCTCCCAGCCAGAGGGCTCTTCTTTGAAGTACACTGTATAAAGCCATGCACTTGATTAGTTGGGTGGATATGGCCACCTCACAGTCCCTGAGCCTCCTTTTACCATGTCCCAATGGGAAAAGAATAGAACCATCTTCAAAGGTTTGTATGAGAAATATTGTCATGGAAACTGCTAAGTGTTCCCTCAAATCTGTGCTCCCTTATTGGAAGAATTGTAGAGAGGGCATTTCCCAGGCTCCTTGGGGGCACAGTGTGGCCATGTTACACAGGTGGGTAAAGGGGTACATGTGGAAGTGATGCATGCAGCTTCTACAATACCGTCAACAAAACAACCAAGCCCCAGGACCCCAGCAGGCaccatcttttctttttcctacaAGCTGCCAACATGATAGATAGCAAGCCAACCCTGCACCTGCAGACAGATCCGTGCCCTAAGGGATGGTGGAGCAATAAAAAACTGACAAACCTGGATCCCTGAATGGTTgggtagagcagagccatcaGCCCATTGACCTACACCCCCCTGGGAGCTAGAACAGGTGATAGGGGAAGATAACAAAGCCCCCCTGAACCCAGAACCTCACCCAAGACGTCAGAAAAGCCAGCTTTCTCTCCCACAGCCTGGAGCTTCGTCCTGAGCCACTTCCGAGCCTCGGTTGCATTCCCAGCTTCAGATGCCTGCTCCTGTGCCTCAGCAACCTCTGTGAAGATGTCCTCAAGCTCTGCCAGGGTCTTGGACTGAAAGTCCAGGAGAGATGAGGTTTGCTCCTGTCCAGTCGCCGggatatctgcttttttttttttttttttttttttctctgttcctaGGGTCTTGACCAAGGCAGCCACCACCAGTCTGCACTCTGGTCTGACTTCCCACGTCTACTATGGCTGGCCAGGGAGCTGGGCCTCCCCCCGCCTCCTCTCTACTCTCAGGAAATGGTCAGGAGAGAGAGGCCCAGAGGCAGGATACTGCAGAGCAGGAAGGACTTTAGACTGCTCACTGTACCCAGAGAGGAGAAGGGGCTATCCAGGATGGCACAGCTGCCTGATCACAGAGCCAGAACTAAAAGCCTGGTCTCAGTCAAAAGCCCATTCCCATTCCTGGTGCCTTCTTCTGAGGCACCAGGCATCAGCACCCAGCCCCATTACCCAGGATGCCACCTAACTCTGGCCAGGATCTAGCCATTGTCTTGCAGTGTCACTCAGAGTAAGGGAGGCCAGGGTATACCAGAAGTCTGCAGCCGAGATGGAACAGAGAGGGAGCTGTGCCTCTCACGGGAAGTGCCAGAAGTCACCAGAGCCCCAGGGTCCCAGGCCCATACCTGCAGCCTGCAGTGCAGGCCAGGGAGG
This window encodes:
- the Pik3r5 gene encoding phosphoinositide 3-kinase regulatory subunit 5; the protein is MQPGATTCTEDRIQHALERCLHGLSLGRSTTSWSAGLCLNCWSLQELVSRDPGHFLILLEQILQKTREVQEKGTYDLLTPLALLFYSTVLCTPHFPPDSDLLLKAARTYHRFLTWPVPYCSICQELLTFIDAELKAPGISYQRLVRSEQGLSIRSQRSSTVTVLLLNPVEVQAEFLAVADKLSAPAHSPHSTYTTLLLHAFQAIFGAHCDLPGLHCRLQSKTLAELEDIFTEVAEAQEQASEAGNATEARKWLRTKLQAVGEKAGFSDVLDTAKPGKLHTIPIPVARCYTYSWNQDSFDILQEILLKEQELLQPGILGDDEEEEEEEEEEEEDLETDGHCAERDSLLSTNSLVSHDSTLSLASSQASGPELSRHLLTSFVSGLSDGMDSGYVEDSEESSSEWPKRLGSQECRSHRRPGQKFNKIYKIIKSTSQLVLRRNSRGLESGSDTALPLRRAGSLCSPLDSPTLPPSRAQRSRSLPQPKLSTQLPSWLLAPAPCHQRRRPFLSGDEDPKASTLRVVVFGSDRVSGKVARAYSNLRRLENNRPLLTRLFKLQFFYVPVKRSHATGSGACPAPPSQMSPPPTDSPRQPNPPELGTPPWEDSTNDISHYLGMLDPWYERNVLGLMHLPPEVLCQHSLKAESRPLEGSPAQLPILADMLLYYCRFAARPVLLQVYQTELTFDTGEKTTEIFIHSLELGHSATTRAIKASGPGSKRLGIDGDREAVPLTLQIVYSKGAISGRSRWSNVEKVCTSVNLNKACQKQEELDSSMEALTLTLTEVVKRQNPKSKKGFNQISTSQIKVDKVQIIGSNGCPFAVCLDQDERKILQSVVRCEVSPCYKPEKRGLPPQKSPDLLAQPTPDLCSLLCLPIMTFSGALP